One Deltaproteobacteria bacterium DNA segment encodes these proteins:
- the rsmI gene encoding 16S rRNA (cytidine(1402)-2'-O)-methyltransferase, producing the protein MSSQGKLFIVATPLGNLADFSSRAIQILTFVDTLYAEDTRRSRILLEHYGIAKPIRSLHEHNENNRISELLAILSNGKNVALITDAGTPAISDPGTIAVAKIAAAGFNVIPIPGPSALTTALSAAGFYAGAAGVLFLGFLPTRGRIRRDSIKRVSTHNGVVVLFEAPHRLIDTIKELAESTPNRNVCLARELTKIHEEFYRGTLIELSAKLDKNIKGEITLVLDAQSDANSDSPEIEAIDSMLNKCLDIGLSARDATAAVAAITSFSRREVYTRCELIKNKK; encoded by the coding sequence ATGTCATCTCAAGGAAAATTATTTATTGTTGCAACACCACTTGGAAATCTTGCGGATTTCTCTTCACGAGCCATACAAATTCTAACATTTGTTGATACACTATATGCAGAAGATACCCGGCGTTCACGAATATTATTAGAACATTATGGCATCGCTAAACCAATACGTTCGCTTCATGAGCATAATGAAAACAATCGGATATCAGAACTTCTAGCTATTTTAAGTAATGGTAAAAATGTTGCACTTATTACTGATGCAGGGACGCCAGCGATAAGTGATCCGGGAACTATTGCCGTTGCTAAAATTGCAGCAGCAGGTTTTAATGTTATACCAATCCCCGGACCATCAGCATTAACTACTGCTTTATCAGCAGCAGGATTTTATGCAGGTGCGGCAGGTGTTTTATTCTTAGGTTTTTTGCCTACACGCGGTCGAATTCGAAGAGATAGCATAAAACGCGTTTCAACTCATAACGGAGTTGTAGTGTTATTTGAAGCCCCACATCGTTTAATTGATACGATAAAGGAACTTGCAGAAAGCACACCTAATAGAAACGTTTGCTTAGCTCGTGAGTTGACCAAGATTCATGAGGAATTTTATCGGGGAACACTTATTGAACTATCGGCTAAACTCGATAAAAATATAAAAGGGGAGATAACGCTAGTATTAGATGCGCAATCTGATGCTAATTCAGATTCTCCTGAAATTGAAGCTATTGACAGCATGTTAAATAAATGTCTCGATATTGGACTTTCTGCACGTGATGCTACTGCGGCAGTAGCTGCTATTACTTCATTTTCACGTCGTGAAGTTTATACACGTTGTGAATTAATTAAAAATAAAAAGTAA